Within the Emticicia oligotrophica DSM 17448 genome, the region CGATGGTGTATGTCCAAAATCCCAGAATCTACTTATTCTGCGAGACTCTGCCTCGTAGCTGTTAATTGGATATGTATCAAAACTTCTTCCACCAGGGTGCGAAACAAAGTAAGTACAACCTCCAATAATACGATTATTCCAAGTATCAACAATATCAAATACGAGAGGAGCATCTACTCCAACATTTGGATGAAGTGCTGAAGGAGGATTCCAAGCCTTAAACCTAATTCCTGCTACGTATTCGCCTTTGGTTCCTGTGGCTCTGAGTGGTACTCGACAACCTTTACACAACAGAATATGTCGTTCAGGAATAATACCTGTTAGTTTTACTTGTAATCTTTCAACCGAAGAATCTACAAAGCGTGCAGTTCCTGCATTAGTTAGTTCTTCGCCAAGAACGTGCCAAGGTTCAATGGCTAAGCGTAAGTCGAGATTAATATTATCAACTGTAATGCCTCCGTGATGTGGGAAACGGAACTCGAAAAATGGGTCAAACCAAGAAATATCAAAATTGTAGCCAGCATCTTTGAGGTCATTTACTACATCAACCATATCTAAATAAGCAAAATGAGGTAATAAAAAGCGGTCGTGTAGTTCGGTTCCCCATCTGATTAGTTTTTTCTTATAAGGTTGTTTCCAAAACTTAGCTACTAAAGCACGCACTAATAAAACCTGAACAAGGTTCATGTGTTTGTGCGGTGGCATATCGAAAGCACGAAGTTCAAGAATACCCAGTCGCCCAGTAGATGAATCAGGCGAGTAAAGTTTATCAATACAAAACTCAGTACGATGCGTATTACCAGTGATATCAGTCAATAAATTTCTAAAAATTCGGTCAACCATCCAAAAAGGTACTTCTTTATCATCTGGAATTTGTTCAAAAGCAATTTCGAGTTCATAAAGTCGTTCATCACGTCCTTCATCAACTCTTGGAGCCTGACTCGTTGGGCCAATAAAAGGCCCTGCAAAAAGGTAGCTAAGAGCAGGGTGATGCTGCCAATAAGTAATTAAACTTCTCAGTAAATCGGGTCGGCGTAGGAGTGGACTATCTTCTGGTTTAGATGCCCCCAGTGTTACGTGATTGCCTCCACCTGTACCTGTATGGCGGCCATCAACCATAAATTTCTCTGTACCTAAACGTGCATAAAATGCTTCTTCATAAAGTGCAGTTGTATTATCTACAATTTCTTGCCATGATTTTGCGGGTTGAACATTTACTTCAATTACGCCGGGGTCTGGAGTAACCAGTATTTTTTCAATCCGATAGTCAGATTTTGGCGTATATCCTTCAATTCTAACAGGCATTTGTAATTTTTCAGCCGTTGCTTCCACCGATGCCACGAGGTCTAGATAATGCTCTAGATAATCGGTAGGAGGGAAGAAAACATAAATGATTCCATCTCGCTCTTCTACACACAAGGCTGTTGAAAAGGTATCAACTTCAAAAAGTAGATTCTCTTTTTCTGGCTTTTCAACTTTTGTTTTTTCGTTTTCCTCAGTTACTTCTTTTATGATTTTATTTTCAGTAGCTTTATAAGGAGATGCGATTGTGCCATATCGCTTTTCTAGTGATTGATGGAAATCTTTTAATACTGGTAAATCTTCAAATAAACTTCTTTCAACTGGAAATTCTCGTTTATTTTTTGAAGTTTTGGGTAAAGAATCTAAAGGTAATCTTAGCCCGATTGGCGAATTGCCAGGAACTAAATAACAATGCTTTCGTCTAAACTCCCAAGCACAGCTTACCCATTTATCAGTATCATGGAGCCATTTAATTGGCAAGACAAAGCCAGATGGGTTATTAAGTCCTCTTTCCAATAATTTAGCCAAAGTTTGGCGTTGGATTGAGTCTTTAAGATTAACCGAAAGTGGGTCGATATTTACAGGTAATTTGCCTTCTTCCAATGCCCAATAAATTGGGTCTTCATAAGTAGGCAGGATATTTTTTGTATCTATTCCTAAGTATTTGCTTAATTCAATGGCAAATTTTTCGGCGTCATGAAATGTAAATTTCGTTTCTCCTTCTTTCGCAATTAAATCATCATTTTTCCAAATTGGTAAGCCATCTTTTCGCCAATAGAGGCCATATTGCCAACGAGGGAATAACTCACCCGGATACCATTTTCCTTGCCCAAAGTGGAGTAATCCACCGTGAGCAAAACGTTTTTTTAGTCGAAGTGATAAATCGTAGGCTAATTTACGTTTGAGAGGCCCATCCGCCGTAGAATTCCATTCGGCTGATTCAAAATCATCAATTGAAACAAAAGTTGGTTCGCCCCCCATTGTCAACCTGACATCGCCGTCAATGAGGTCTTTTTCAACGATATTCCCAACATCCATTATTTGTTCCCATTGGGTTTCACTGTATGGTTTTGTTACTCTTGGATTTTCATGTAATCTAAATACTTGATTATCAAACTCAAAGCTTACTTCGCATACGTCGGTGGCTCCGCTTACAGGAGCCGCACTCGCATAGTCAGGTGTACAACTAAGAGGTATGTGTCCCTCACTGGCAAAAAGCCCAGAGGTAGGGTCAAGACCAATCCAACCAGCACCGGGAATATATGTTTCAACCCAAGCGTGTAAGTCGGTGAAATCGTTTTCTGGCCCTGATGGACCATCTAATGATTTTATATCAGGTGTAAGTTGAACCAAATATCCAGAAACAAAGCGAGCGGCTAAACCAAAACTAC harbors:
- a CDS encoding transglutaminase family protein, encoding MSIKVAISHKTSYKFDRSVSLSPHIFRLRPAPHSRTAIEGYSFKLYPENYFINWQQDPFGNYQARVVFPEKTTELKIEVEVIARLQVINPFDFFVETYAEKFPFNYDELLKKELTPYLEIKDIGVKTKAFIEQMQVKADISIVDFLVYLNQQVYNALNYNIRMEAGVQNCEETLTIGSGSCRDFAWLLVQILRSFGLAARFVSGYLVQLTPDIKSLDGPSGPENDFTDLHAWVETYIPGAGWIGLDPTSGLFASEGHIPLSCTPDYASAAPVSGATDVCEVSFEFDNQVFRLHENPRVTKPYSETQWEQIMDVGNIVEKDLIDGDVRLTMGGEPTFVSIDDFESAEWNSTADGPLKRKLAYDLSLRLKKRFAHGGLLHFGQGKWYPGELFPRWQYGLYWRKDGLPIWKNDDLIAKEGETKFTFHDAEKFAIELSKYLGIDTKNILPTYEDPIYWALEEGKLPVNIDPLSVNLKDSIQRQTLAKLLERGLNNPSGFVLPIKWLHDTDKWVSCAWEFRRKHCYLVPGNSPIGLRLPLDSLPKTSKNKREFPVERSLFEDLPVLKDFHQSLEKRYGTIASPYKATENKIIKEVTEENEKTKVEKPEKENLLFEVDTFSTALCVEERDGIIYVFFPPTDYLEHYLDLVASVEATAEKLQMPVRIEGYTPKSDYRIEKILVTPDPGVIEVNVQPAKSWQEIVDNTTALYEEAFYARLGTEKFMVDGRHTGTGGGNHVTLGASKPEDSPLLRRPDLLRSLITYWQHHPALSYLFAGPFIGPTSQAPRVDEGRDERLYELEIAFEQIPDDKEVPFWMVDRIFRNLLTDITGNTHRTEFCIDKLYSPDSSTGRLGILELRAFDMPPHKHMNLVQVLLVRALVAKFWKQPYKKKLIRWGTELHDRFLLPHFAYLDMVDVVNDLKDAGYNFDISWFDPFFEFRFPHHGGITVDNINLDLRLAIEPWHVLGEELTNAGTARFVDSSVERLQVKLTGIIPERHILLCKGCRVPLRATGTKGEYVAGIRFKAWNPPSALHPNVGVDAPLVFDIVDTWNNRIIGGCTYFVSHPGGRSFDTYPINSYEAESRRISRFWDFGHTPSSTIEQTAPVINTPTVSRFVAQTKTNLKADTPIELINPEYPNTLDLRHFWKSRK